In a single window of the Falco rusticolus isolate bFalRus1 chromosome 11, bFalRus1.pri, whole genome shotgun sequence genome:
- the PTGER3 gene encoding prostaglandin E2 receptor EP3 subtype — protein MSPWPQCQRHPNGTEPGAMGQRGNGTGRAAEGCSTVSVAFPLTMMITGIVGNALAMLLVSRSYRAKDSRRKRSFLLCIGSLALTDLLGQLLTSPIVISVYLSNRAWDAVDPSGHLCTFFGFSMTVFGLCPLFIASAMAVERTLAIRAPHWYASHMKTRVTKAMLLSIWLAVLAFALLPIAGLGRYTLQWPGTWCFISTADSRLTGSLFFASTFAILGLLSLVVTVACNLATIKALVSRCRTKATTSRSSKQWGRIAMETLIQLLGIMCVLSACWSPLLITMLKMIFSHTSFEHCKGFSDEAQSSELHKECNFFLTAVRLASLNQILDPWVYLLLRKILLQKFCQAASAVSKCSNNEWKERSITLSEEIRRTAA, from the exons ATGAGCCCCTGGCCGCAGTGCCAGCGCCACCCCAACGGCACCGAGCCCGGCGCCATGGGGCAGCGGGGCAACGGGAcggggcgggcggcggaggGCTGCAGCACCGTCTCGGTGGCGTTCCCGCTGACCATGATGATCACGGGCATCGTGGGCAATGccctggccatgctgctggtCTCCCGCAGCTACCGGGCGAAGGACAGCCGGAGGAAGCGGTCCTTCTTGCTGTGCATCGGCTCCCTGGCCCTCACCGacctgctggggcagctgctgacCAGCCCCATCGTCATCTCCGTCTACCTGTCCAACCGCGCCTGGGATGCCGTGGACCCCTCGGGCCACCTCTGCACCTTCTTCGGCTTCAGCATGACTGTCTTTGGCCTCTGCCCGCTCTTCATCGCCAGCGCCATGGCTGTGGAGAGGACGCTGGCCATCCGCGCACCCCACTGGTACGCCAGCCACATGAAGACGCGGGTGACGAAGGCGATGCTGCTCAGCATCTGGCTGGCCGTGCTGGCCTTTGCCCTGCTGCCCATCGCCGGCCTGGGCCGGTACACGCTGCAGTGGCCCGGCACGTGGTGCTTCATCAGCACCGCCGACAGCCGGCTCACCGGGAGCCTCTTCTTTGCCTCCACCTTCGCAATCCTGGGGCTCCTCTCCCTCGTGGTGACAGTGGCATGCAACCTGGCCACCATCAAGGCCTTGGTATCACGCTGTCGAACCAAAGCGACTACGTCGCGCTCCAGCAAGCAATGGGGGCGAATCGCCATGGAGACACTGATCCAGCTCTTGGGGATCATGTGTGTCCTCTCAGCCTGTTGGTCACCGCTGCTG ATAACAATGTTGAAGATGATCTTCAGCCACACATCGTTTGAACACTGCAAGGGGTTCTCCGATGAAGCCCAAAGCTCAGAACTGCACAAAGAATGCAATTTCTTCTTGACAGCTGTGCGTTTGGCCTCGCTAAACCAGATACTGGATCCCTGGGTTTACCTCCTACTCAGAAAGATCCTCCTCCAGAAGTTCTGCCAAGCAGCCAGTGCTGTCTCCAAGTGCTCCAACAATGAGTGGAAAGAGAGATCAATCACCTTGTCAGAGGAAATCCGACGGACAGCGGCATGA